From Arachis hypogaea cultivar Tifrunner chromosome 3, arahy.Tifrunner.gnm2.J5K5, whole genome shotgun sequence:
AATCCATTTACTTGTCAATTTTCATCGAAAAAAATTTACCTCAGTTATTAACAACTCCAATTAGTTTCGAGTTGATTGAGATATCAACTTATTGGCAGTGTGTTAtctatctatttttattatataaaagttgataccaattttttgtatattaaatTTAAGCTATGTTTCTTCTTCTAACGATGCTATGTTATCAATTTTGATTACTTGACAAAACTTTAGAAATTAACCAAtcaactttataaaatattttaagttataaaatattcaaattccaTCATATTTGACCTACTTATATATCATACATAAGACTTTTACCAGTATTACTTTATTTCACAATTTGTGATTCGCCTAACAAAAAAATTTGCACCAACAAATAAAAAAGAGTTTATCTACTTAGAAATGATTCTATTAGATGATTaggtacaaaataaaaatgtttattgtatttttaaaacaaatttacaAAAAACAactctcttattatttttttactatttatatttttttttaagtttttgtaatactttacatataattatattttaaaatccttatAATTATACTTATTTCAATATACTATTTAAATCAAACAatcaattttgattatttttttaatattattttaaatttgtatcatTCGAGACATTGTCTAATAgagtgaattaaaaaaatattaacaagtatttttactttatactatttaaattattcttattaaaaataacttattcaatatatatacacaagacaataaatattctaaaaaattttattcttattattatagaTATCATTGAAAATATATATGCActaggaaaaaaaacaaaaaaatgtcaagaaaaatgtaaaaaaaaaatacaaaaaatgaagTTTTCATgctataacataaaaaattatgatagattcaaattataaaaaattttatcaaattctgTCAAAATTATACTTATCACTAACTCAATAATTATTACATATTCAAACTAAATTAAAGGTTACAAATCAAAGTGCTACAATAATTTTTGtgttatttgattaaaaaaataaaaaaaattattgggcACGACTGTCTTAAATCTAATTACACTCCAAGTCATCAAGGACACAAAAACACTATCTCAATTGAAAAATTTGTACAACCTTACACTTATATTAGAAGTCAAATTAAAtgatttttactttaaaaaaggCTCTCAATTGTTATCAAGATATTTGTTTCAACAAAAAATACTGAAATTTGACTCTTATTACAACAAATCTAACCGGTAATACTACAAAAATTCATTTATTCAAAATATCATTTATATTCTTCGTTGATTATAGAAACTAACTTCACCAACACTAATATTATCAGATCTAGATGACATACtaattaaaagattaaagagaaagaaaagtaaatgaatctAAGATATATCTCATGAAGAATATACATATAAAGATAGAAcaaaaaagacaataaaaaatgtatacaaattaatagtttaaaaaaaatatgtcttCATAAGAATATATGAAAAAAGAAACAAGTCTaacaacaattaaaaataaaaaaaaaagataaatactaTATAAAAAGACTAAGTCtatcaattaaataaatacaaaaataaaaataataaataaaaatgtaactTTAGAtaacattaatattaaaaatttttatattataaaatattgtaaataaaaaatacattaaatttaatattaattcatatatatttaattaatttttaaataactttattaaaatatattttatactataaatatttattaatttaccaATGGCATGAGTCTCAATCTAGTTACTTGAAATATCAATTATCAAGGTTTTCTTTCAATGTTGATTTTCAAAAGTGTAAATTATAGTTCACACTTTTAAATAGATTTGATTGTAGTTAACATCACATGTACAAAAGTCTTACATGTatatactttattattattatcaataaaagtGTTTCAAAATCctggaataaaaaatatttgatagtaAACTCAGTGTTTATAATAAGGAAGAATTAAACCTGACTATTGACCAATTATTGGATAATGGAATGAGATTTTCTTTTAGTGACTTTGAAAAATCACCACATGGATATAAGTCATGGTAGCGTGTTTGACTGACATGATCGCCAGTTGCTATGGCCCATGGCAGAGTTCAAGATATGTCTCATCAAATTCGAATAAATTAAATCAACTTTGAATTAGTAGGATTCaacttttttattaataaatttttaaatagagtttaaatttataataaattaatatttgataatatttatatattattataataattaataaaaattataaatttaactataattatttttttgttttattattttactatttttattttcttttaactcTACTGTTTAAGTCTTTATCAAAAGTAAAATTAGATTaactttcataaaaaaaaaagtaaaattagatTAGACATTATCACTAGTTGTAACCTGCAAGTAATAAAAAAGATACGTAATATCTTGTGAACTTTAAATATTTGACCAGCAATATTTTAAATGAATACTCAATAGAAGATTTTGTAATTATCTTTAtgatgttttattttaattattgaatgatgactaaataaataaatattatttttatttaaaatatgaccaaataaataaattatacttttaaataaatttttttataaaaagatgttttttttaatcttaattaaAGTAGATGTCAATTTTCTATAGTCATACCACTAGCCTAAAGAAAAGTGAAacttctccaatttttttttgtttaagtaGAAGTTCTAAGACATATTCATCATATTAAATGACAGTGGCGTGGTGCTTCTCAATTTGCAAAGTGCAACCACTAATAAACCAACAGAGTGCAAGAAATGAAGCGAGCAGGAGTAAGCTCACATTTGATTGCCataatttatgctcttttattttcatttaatgcTTCTGCATTTGATGATACTCATAAAAACTTCCTTCAATGTCTATACCATAACAACTCCACATCACTATCCAAACTTGTTTACACCAAAACCAATTCATCTTACTCTTCAATACTTCAATTCTCCCTTCAGAATCTCAGATTCTCATACAACAACACTCCCAAACCCCTTGTCATCGTCACACCCCTGCAGCCTTCCCAAGTTCAAGCCACCGTAATCTGTTCCCAACTCCATGGCTTGCAGATTCGAATTCGAAGCGGCGGCCACGACTATGAGGGCCTCTCCTACGTCTCTCAACTTCcatttgttatcattgatttcATAAACTACAGAAAGATCCAAGTGGACGTAGAGAACAGAGCAGCATGGGTTCAAGTTGGTGCAACTGTTGGTGAACTTTACTATAGCATTGCCACCAAGACCAAAACTCTTGCTGTTACAGCAGGTGCATGCACCACCGTAGGAGTTGGAGGACAATTCAGCGGCGGTGGTTATGGATCCTTGATTCGAAAATATGGGCTCTCTGCTGATAACATAATCGATGCTCACATAATTGATGTGAAGGGTAGGTTTCTTGACAGGGAAGCCATGGGTGAAGATCTTTTCTGGGCCATTAGAGGTGGTGGTGGAGCAAGCTTTGGAGTGATCTTAGCATGGAAGATCAAGCTCGTTCCGGTTCCATCAACCGTGACACTGTTCAGAGCTCCTAGAACCTTGGAACAGAATGCAACGAAGCTTGTTCATAAATGGCAGAGTGTGGCAAGTAAACTCGACAATAATCTAGTCCTTGGTTTGTTGTTGCAGACGGTGAATTCAAGCATTAACAAAGGGGAGTTAACTGTGCAAGCTTTGTTTAACGGCTTGTTTCTTGGAGGTGTGGATAAGCTTCTTCCATTGGTGCAAGAGAGCTTCCCTGAATTGGGTTTGGCTAAAGAAGACTGCACTGAGATGAGTTGGATTGAATCTACTCTTTATTCATCGGGATCCTATGGTCAACAACCACTTGAGGTTTTGCTCAACAGAAGTCAAGTCAACACAGATAGTTTCAAAGCAAAATCTGATATTATCACAGATCCTATTCCTGAGAGTGGCTTAGAAGGATTGTGGCGTTTGATGTTTGAAGATGAGGCCAAAGATTTGGAGTTGGTTATATTTCCTTTCGGAGGCAGAATGAGTGAGATTCCAGAATCTGAGATTCCGTTCCCACACAGAGCTGGAGTGTTGTATCAGATTCAGTACTCTCTGCACTGGCAACAAAAAGGAGAGGAGGTTGCACAAAGGCGCATCAATTGGATGAGGAAGCTTTATAGTTATATGGAACCTTTTGTGTCAAAGTCTCCGAGAAAAGCATATATCAACTATAGAGACCTTGACATTGGGGTAAATAACATTCATGGCAACACATCGTATGAGCAAGCTAGCATTTGGGGTCACAAGtatttcaacaataatttcaaAAGGTTGGCATATGTCAAGACTAAGGTTGATCCTCTTAATTTCTTTAGATTCGAACAGAGTATACCTACTCTCGTTTGAACTTCCAAGGACAAAAGATAAAATCTCTAACCTCTGAAAGCACCAATCATCTATTTATAATTTGTTAGTGATTAATATGTATTAATGTACTGCCTTTTATATGAAGTAAATACGTGTAATAATCACAAATATGAGGTTAGTCAGAATATTAAGTTCTTTATGTTTCAATAAAAAGTTTTTTGTTTATGTTATGAAAATAGCAAAACatatttttatgaattatatataataaaagacatttaaaaaatttatatactaaatctcttattttaattatatattgtataaatatataaataataaataaaaatcaatgtatttttagttttttactgtAGGGTTTAGAAATATAGCATTCCTATATTTAGTCATGTCAATATTGTTATTCGACTCTTATAGTCATAGCTTCTACcattttcttctcatatctttttattcttttttacttCATATATTACCATACTTAATCACAACAAAACCATTTTTTGTTACCAcaatttcttttttaaatgaACAATGCATTATGAATTTGGTATATAATTCAACTATAAATTTTACGTATTTTTCTCTATTCCCATATCTTAGACTCGTGCATTTTTTTCCTTCCTTCAATTGTCCTCGTTACATTACATTTTCATACCTTCAGCTCACTACCCTAATCTTAATCTTAAAAAATATTGACTTTTGTTAACGCTTAACTTTAAAGGCAAGCAACGAATAGTATGTATTATACACCGTGACAAATAGAAGAATTGGAGAGCGAAATTCAGAGGCAGCATAACTCCTTCTACCTTATCATCTCCAAAACATACAGACACACCCAAATACCTTTTCTACAAATTCCTTCATAACTCCAAATCAGAGCTACCATTACTCGTTTTAATGGTTTTTTCCACATCTCATTGCTGCTATTTCGACACATCTGGATATTTCCATAAAAACAAACAATGGATACGAGATCCAacttacaaaacgttataaaaaaaTCTCTTCTATCTTCACTTTGAGACACGTTACTTTTTCCTTCAGCACATAATATCGAATGCCAAGACTGTTCATTCATCTTGATTTACACAAGAAAGGAGGGGATCGACAATTTCAAGtagaaagtaattttttttttaaaaaaaatcctgtCTTCAAAT
This genomic window contains:
- the LOC112734598 gene encoding tetrahydroberberine oxidase, whose amino-acid sequence is MKRAGVSSHLIAIIYALLFSFNASAFDDTHKNFLQCLYHNNSTSLSKLVYTKTNSSYSSILQFSLQNLRFSYNNTPKPLVIVTPLQPSQVQATVICSQLHGLQIRIRSGGHDYEGLSYVSQLPFVIIDFINYRKIQVDVENRAAWVQVGATVGELYYSIATKTKTLAVTAGACTTVGVGGQFSGGGYGSLIRKYGLSADNIIDAHIIDVKGRFLDREAMGEDLFWAIRGGGGASFGVILAWKIKLVPVPSTVTLFRAPRTLEQNATKLVHKWQSVASKLDNNLVLGLLLQTVNSSINKGELTVQALFNGLFLGGVDKLLPLVQESFPELGLAKEDCTEMSWIESTLYSSGSYGQQPLEVLLNRSQVNTDSFKAKSDIITDPIPESGLEGLWRLMFEDEAKDLELVIFPFGGRMSEIPESEIPFPHRAGVLYQIQYSLHWQQKGEEVAQRRINWMRKLYSYMEPFVSKSPRKAYINYRDLDIGVNNIHGNTSYEQASIWGHKYFNNNFKRLAYVKTKVDPLNFFRFEQSIPTLV